GGTCTGGCTGATCGCGCTAAGCAATTGATCTTCCGTGAGAGGGCTCAGGGGATGGATGAAGGTTGCCCAGAGTGTGTCGCGCGCGATCGCGTAGCGGGCGTCCAGGGCCGTGTCGAAGTTCGCCTGGAGCAGGCGTCGCAGCATCGCGTCGGTCAGCTCGTCCGCGGCGGCCACCGGCAGCATGAGACGCATGCGGTCTGCGCCGACGTCGAAGACGAGCGCCAGGGAC
The DNA window shown above is from Pseudomonadota bacterium and carries:
- a CDS encoding type III secretion system chaperone, whose protein sequence is MASNGLVRGVAVLLSIVWAGLVSAQTPLPPGPPAAPPGAGMTPEQMASVVHRIDPEARLEGNVWEFDVDGTSLALVFDVGADRMRLMLPVAAADELTDAMLRRLLQANFDTALDARYAIARDTLWATFIHPLSPLTEDQLLSAISQT